AGCTCGGCCACGGGCTCTTCGGCCACGCTGACATGGAACGTTCCCGCCGATGCCCAGCGTGCGGTGAAGGGTGAGGGATCGCTCACGCAATCGTTTGAGCGCGTGCGCATCACCGCCGAAACCGACCCCATGAGCACCAACATCATGCGGCTCACGCCCACCGGCGTCACCACGAGCGGCGAGGTGGAGGACTACGCGGTCGACGTGCATGTGCCGATGCTCAATGTGCGCGTGAACCTGCCCGATGGTCGTCACGATCCTTTGGACCAATTCAGGATATCCACCAAGAACTCCTCGAGCGTCGAAGTCGACAACACGACCACGACCGGCGCGGCTTCGAATGTCCAGTCAGACCAGATCGGCCCGAAATATTTTGCCGACGGCACTGACTACACGGTTTCCGCGCCGCTTGCGGGAGGCTCGGTCAGCACCGAAAGCCGGTATTCCAACAATCTTTCGTGCGTCGATCTGGCCCACGGCAATGCTGTGGTGACGACAGACGCCAACGGCAAATTCACCATGCCGGCCGATTCCAATGTGCAGTGCACCTTCACCAGGTCGGTGCGCTCCAATCCGACATTGAAGGTGACCACGCACGTCAACGGCGGCAGCGCGATTCCGTCTGATTTCCCAACCGTGGCAACGCTTACCCCCGGGGGTGGAGCGACGGCACTGACGAGCGGTTCCCCGGTTTCGCTTACCGAGGGTTCTTACAAGATCACCACGGATATGACAGGCAAACCCAACTACGAGGTGACGAGCCCGCTGGCCTGCACGCTCGACAGCTCACCGATCAGCCTCACCGATGCGACGGTGGCGCTCGCCAATGGCCAGAATGTCGTCTGCGATCAGACCGTGGCGCCCAAAGCGGCGACGTTGACGTTGAAGACGGAAGTGGAGCGTGGCGACGCGCAGCCCAGCGACTTTGACTTCACGGTGGCGACCAGCGGCGGTTCGACGACCTATACGGAGAACAATCCGCAGACCTCCGCCGGCGGTATCACCGGCGTGACCGGCTCTTCCGTGTCTGGCTATGACCAGGATGGCGATATCGTCTACTACAAGAACAGCGACACCACCCACTCCACCCAATTGACTCTGGCGCAGGCGAACGCGGCGTTGGCCGACGGCGAGAGCGTGACCGGCATCCGCAAGGTCACCAACCACACGGCCAAGTTCATCGTTCATCTCACGCGCGACTATAACTATGGTGGCACGGCGGCGGGCGACGGTTCGGAGATCAAGCTGAAGCCACAAGGCGGCAGCGAGAGCGCGGTTACGCTCGATACTTCCAGGTTCATTGGTTCTGGCGTCTATTCGGTCGAGCAGCTGCTGCATGACGGCTATGAGCAGACCAATATCAAGGTGACCGTGAATGGCACCGAGGTCACCATCGCTTCCGACGGCACGTTTACGGTTCCTGCCGACGCCGACGTGGTGGTGGAGCTCAAGAACAAGGATAAGCCAGGCGAGCTGCAATGGGACCGCACCGACATCGACACCGGCGCGCTGCTGCCAGGCTCCGAATGGACGCTCTACGGCCCCGATTCGCAGTCGCTTGATGTGCCGGACTGCACGGCCGGGCCTTGCACCGGTCTGGACCAGGATCCGACGCCTGGCAAGTTCAGCGTGACCGGCCTCAAGTGGGGCCGCTGGACGATCGCCGAGCGCACGGCGCCGGCGGGCTACGGGCTTGTCGGCCCGCAGGACCTGACGCTGGACCCCTCCGAGGGCCAGAGTGGTCTGCTGAAATCCACGCTTTTCCGCAACGGCACGCCAGTCGACATTGGGTCGCAAGGGCTTGGCACGGGCGATGGCACGCTTTCGTCCACCGGCGTCAACGTCTTCTCCATGACCGCAATCGCCGTCGCGGCCCTGGCATGCGGCCTGGTGCTCAACGCCTGGTCGCGCCGCCCCAAGCCCCGTCACGCGAGGTGACCGGCTGGCCGGTCGGCTGGCTGGCTGGTCGGCTGGTCGGCTGACTGGCTGGTCGGCTGGCTGGCTGGTCGGCTGGTCGGCTGACTGGCTGACCGGCTTCAGGCAAGCTGACTCCCGCTAAAAGGAGCCCTGCCCGCTAAGCCGAAACCAAAAGCGCGGACGAGAGGAGTCCCCTCCGTCCGTGCTTTGCTGTTTAGGCTGGCATTTCCCTCTTTGTTATTTATGCAACCGGGCCTTGAGGCGGGCGAAGACGGACTGACGCTTGCGGATGGCGGCGGGGAGGATTGGGCAGCTGGCACAGACCAAGGACTCTGGGTCGGGGTCGCAGCCCTCGCCGGTGGTGGAGTTGCAGGAGCGCAGGTCGTAGACGTCGAGGCGGCCGGCGGCGCGCTCGCGCTCGATGATGAGGTCGACCAAGTCGAGCGGCAGGCTGAGCCGGCTGGCGATCATGCGCGGCGTCTGGCCGTGGGTGAGGCCGTCGATGACGTTCGCTGTGATGGAGGATTGCGATTTGCCGCGAGTTGTTGCGTTCTCTCCATTGTGAGGTGAGGCGACTTTGCCGCTGTGAGATGGCTTCGATTCCTTGTTGCGTGTTGACGCCGTATTGTCAGCGCTGAATACGGACGAATGGTGATGATTCTGCGATGAATCGGCTGTCTGCGTAGCACGGAATCCTTCGGACTGATGTTTTTCGTGTTCCGTGCTGTCGAGCTTGTTGATAGGGGAATCGGGAATCGTTGGTATCATGCGAATCTCGATTTTTTGAATAGTTTAGTTTTGTCATCTCCACAGCACGGAAGCGATAAAACTTGCCGTGACACCATTCGATGCTGCGGTATGGATGATATAGCTCTGAAATTCGTGCGCACGATATTCAACGCGCGACTCGGGTGAGACGGGGAGAAGGAACGAGACAGCGTGGCTGACTCTACGGAAGTCATAACAATCGCCCGACTTGGAAGACGATGATCGCAAGGATATAGGCCACTATCAGCCCTGTGCCCACCGATTGCAGCGCGAATTTCATGCCATATTGTCGCTTCATCTCGGCCACCGTCGCCAGACACGGTGTATAGGCGAGGATGAAGATCATGAAGGCTGCGGCAGCCGCGTTGGGATGCCCGTCGCTGGACTTCTCGAAGCTCTTGTGCACCGCCTGGCCGAGGCTCCCCTGGCCTTGTGCCTGCTCGGACTGGTTGCCGGAATCGTTGATGGCGTAGCTCTGTGAAAGCGAACCGACCACGACCTCCTTGGCGACGAAGCCGGTGACCAGCGCGGCCGAAGCGTGCCAATCGTCGAAGCCGGCGGGCTTGAAGACGGGCGCGATAGCGGATGATGCGGCGCCGAAGACGGAATTCTCGACTTCATCGACATGGCCGAAGGAATTGGTGCCCGCGGCCCCCGCCGAAATCGGGATGGCGGAAAGCACCCAGACGACGATGAGCATGGTGACGATGACCGAACTCGCGCCGGTGATGAACGACCAGAGGCGCTGCAGCACGGACTTCAGCAGTTGCAGGAGCCGCGGCATCTGATAGGGCGGCAGTTCCATGGCGAACGGCTGGGTCTTCAAGTCCTTGAACTGCGTCTTGCGCAGTGCGAAGCCGACCGCCAGGATGATGACGATGGAGCTGACGTACATCAGGAAGATGGCGACGCCCGCGAATTTGCCGAAGAACGCGTAGGCCAGCACCACGTAGACGCTCAGGCGGGCCGAGCACGAGGTAAACGGAATCAGCAGGCCAGTAAGCAAACGTTGACGCGAATCGGGCAGCGTGCGCGTCGAAGCCAACGCTGGCAGGTTGCAGCCGAAGCCGACCACCAAAGGCAGGAAGGCCCGTCCGTCGAGGCCGATCATGCGCATCGCGCGGTCCATCACGAACGCGGCGCGCGCCAGGTAGCCCGAATCCTCGAGCAGCGAGAGGATGATGAACATGATGCCCATCGGCGGGATGAACGTGCAGACCGTGATCGCGCCGTTCAGGAAGCCGTCGACAATCAGCGAGTAGAACCACCCGTCGAGCGACCCTTTGCCGGCGATGGCGGTGAAGATCCAGGCGATACCGTCGGTGCACCAGCCGCGCAGCGTGACGTCGAACCAGTCCTGCAGGGGGCCGGCCAGCGTCGTGGTCGCCTCGAAGACGAGGAACATCGTGATGAGGAAGACGATGAGGCCCACGGCGGGGTGGAGCAGCACGCGGTCGAGCTTGTCGGAGAAGGTCTCGCGCGTGGCCGTGGTGGTCGCGCCCTGCGGCAGACCCTTGTTGATTTCCTTGAGCTTGGCCGCGATCCATTCGAAGCGTTCGTCGGCGGTGGCGCGCACCCACTGCGAGACCTCGTCCTGCGAGGCGCTCGCGGGCGGCGCGGCGATGCCGGTGACCGGCTTCGGCACAAGCTGCACGTGGATCTCGCGGGCGACGTCCGTGCCGCCATCATCGAGCGTCGGGCCGGATTGCCGTTCGAGTGTGGAGGTTGCGGTGTTTGCGGCTGTGGCTGTGGCCGTTACTGTGGCGTCGGCCGCGTTCTCCGCTTTCGTTAGCGCGGCTTCCACGACCTCCGAGGCCTTACGTGTGGCGTCGAGAGCTGTTTGTTTGGCCGTTTTTGAGACATTTCCCGTGGAAGGCTTATCGGTAGGTGGTTCCGCGTCTTCGGAGGTTTTGGTGTCTTTGGCGTCTTCTGTATTCTCGGAGACGGCAGTGCCGTTAAGACTCGAGGCGCTGGCGTTGGTTTTGTCGTCGGCATCATCATCGGTTTTCGTGCCGGTGCCGGCCAGTTTCGTGTCAGCCGTTGAGCTATTTGACTCTGGAGTCTGTTTATTCTCCCGCGGCCGGGTTGGGAATTCAGCTTGCGCCGATGATTGTGTTTGGGTATGAGTCTGCATCTTCGTCTGAGTCTGCGCCTGAATTTCGGTGAGCATCGCGTCGATAGCGTCGAGCAGCGTGGTCTTGCCTTCGCCGGTACGCCCATCCACGCGGACCATAGGAATGCCCGGAAGCACGCGTTCAAGCCGTTTCAGCGTGATTGGCGAGTCCTGCTTCTCGGCCAGATCGAGCATGGTGACCGCCACGATGATCGGCATTCCCAAATCCATGAGCTGGCTGAGCAGATAGAACGATTTCGAAGGCGAGGTGGCGTTGAACGCGAAGATGATGACGTCGGGGCGCGCGTAGTGGCTGCGGCCCATCGCGGCCTCGCCGGCGACCTGCTCGTCCGGGCTGTAGGCGTCGAGCGAGGCGGTGCCCGGGGTGTCGATGAAATCCCAGCGTTCGCCATCGCGTGTGAGGCTGCCCGACTCCACCAAAACCGTGGTGCCAGGCGCGTTCATCACCGTCGCGTTGGCGCCGAGAATCGCGTTGAACAGCGTGGATTTGCCGACGTTCGGATTGCCGACGAAGACGATGCGTGGATTGGCGTGGTGGGCTTCGGCTCCTGCGCCGCTATCCATGCCCGGCATCCCTGCCATATCGCCGGCGTCGCTGTTGGTGTGGCCGTGGCCCGCGTCGTGGCCATGATGGCGTTGTGGCAGCAATACCGCCAGCCCGCGCCGATGATGGTGGCCGCCGTGCCCTCCGCCGCCGTGGCCGCAATCGGCTGGTTCCGGCATGTTGTCGGCGTCATTTGGATTGCTGGATTCGTTGGAATTATTGGGATTACTGAGAGTATCGAGATTGTTCTGTTCTTTGTCAAGTACCCTGCTGTCGCTATCGGTACCATGGTTTTGGGGCGACGAAATCACCTGAGCGGTGTTTGACGTGTCGTGATCATGTACCATATCTGCGCTTAGTCTAGGGCTGCCCGGTACAGGCAACGGAACAAAAACGATTTTAGCGGGTAGTGACGAAGATATGTCGCGCCGTCGCGCCATCGACCGCGATGCGCTCGCCGCCGTGTGCCACCACGCATCCGCCGAACACGGATTTCTGGATGACGCGGATTGGTTCATGGACGCGGAAACCCAACTCGCCCAACCTAAAGCGGTTGCGAGCTTCGAAATCCATCCTGCATATCTCCACGTCCACGCCGAGTGGGCACGTCCGTAACGATTCAGCCATACTCAGGACATTAGTTCATTGCGCGTTTCGAGTAAAGCGATTTTTTCGAAAATCTTACTATTTTTCAAATTTTGATAATTGAATGTTGTTTAAGAAATATAAATTGCGATGTCGTCAGCTTCATATGCCAGCACGCTTCGTGATTGCAGGGAATTGATACCGATAGGCCTTAGCCCGTTGAATGAGCTAAGGCCATGTCTTAAGGTCCTAATGAGTCGGCGATTCAACCATGATCAATGACTGATTTAGCGCCATTCGCCCATACTGACAGTGACGACGTTGACGTTTGCTTTCGTTCCGTCTACGAGGCATCTTACGCCGGTCTTTTGGTCGTCGACCTTCGCATTGTAGACGGCCAGGCCTTGTTCTTTCCCGAGACCTTGCTGCCATTGCTGTTGTCCCAATATGGCGTGGCTGTTGTATGTTCTGCCGCTGAAGAGCTGGCTTTGCGCGGCCCTGTCGCAGGCTACCACTGCGCTGCCATAGTCGATGCCTCCACTGGTGATGAACTCACCCGTGTTGGACTGACCTGCATCGCTCTTGGAAGAGGTGGAGGCTTCGTTTTGGGGTTTGGTTTGTGGCTTGCTTGCCTCCGCGCTTGTCTGGGTGTTTGCTGTGGCGGTTGGTTTGGTGTTTGGCTGTCCGATAAGACCTACGATGAGGAACGAAAGAACGAGAGCGGTTAGCAAAGTGAGCAGAGCGGCTTTGATTTTGTGCTGCCTGATCCAGTTGTTGATTTTTTCAGTGTGCTTTGAAGGCATACTTTCTCCCATATTTCTTGATTGATTAATAGACAGAACGAGTGTAACTATCTGGATATGGATTATACGTAGTTTTATAGTCCAGCTCGCGTAGCTATTGCAAGATGAGTGATGACGGAGTTATACAAGGATTAATATTGGCTGGCGCTTCGGCCTTGCACCCCTTGTGCATCTTTTGATTTGCATAAATGTGTCAAATGCCGGTCAAACTTGCCGAGAAATTGAAAACAGAAAAACCCGCAGAGCATTGAGATCCCATGGATTTGAAAGTGGAGCTAGCCGGGTTCGAACCGGCGACCCTCTGCTT
This Bifidobacterium sp. ESL0790 DNA region includes the following protein-coding sequences:
- a CDS encoding ferrous iron transport protein A encodes the protein MDFEARNRFRLGELGFRVHEPIRVIQKSVFGGCVVAHGGERIAVDGATARHIFVTTR
- the feoB gene encoding ferrous iron transport protein B; the protein is MVHDHDTSNTAQVISSPQNHGTDSDSRVLDKEQNNLDTLSNPNNSNESSNPNDADNMPEPADCGHGGGGHGGHHHRRGLAVLLPQRHHGHDAGHGHTNSDAGDMAGMPGMDSGAGAEAHHANPRIVFVGNPNVGKSTLFNAILGANATVMNAPGTTVLVESGSLTRDGERWDFIDTPGTASLDAYSPDEQVAGEAAMGRSHYARPDVIIFAFNATSPSKSFYLLSQLMDLGMPIIVAVTMLDLAEKQDSPITLKRLERVLPGIPMVRVDGRTGEGKTTLLDAIDAMLTEIQAQTQTKMQTHTQTQSSAQAEFPTRPRENKQTPESNSSTADTKLAGTGTKTDDDADDKTNASASSLNGTAVSENTEDAKDTKTSEDAEPPTDKPSTGNVSKTAKQTALDATRKASEVVEAALTKAENAADATVTATATAANTATSTLERQSGPTLDDGGTDVAREIHVQLVPKPVTGIAAPPASASQDEVSQWVRATADERFEWIAAKLKEINKGLPQGATTTATRETFSDKLDRVLLHPAVGLIVFLITMFLVFEATTTLAGPLQDWFDVTLRGWCTDGIAWIFTAIAGKGSLDGWFYSLIVDGFLNGAITVCTFIPPMGIMFIILSLLEDSGYLARAAFVMDRAMRMIGLDGRAFLPLVVGFGCNLPALASTRTLPDSRQRLLTGLLIPFTSCSARLSVYVVLAYAFFGKFAGVAIFLMYVSSIVIILAVGFALRKTQFKDLKTQPFAMELPPYQMPRLLQLLKSVLQRLWSFITGASSVIVTMLIVVWVLSAIPISAGAAGTNSFGHVDEVENSVFGAASSAIAPVFKPAGFDDWHASAALVTGFVAKEVVVGSLSQSYAINDSGNQSEQAQGQGSLGQAVHKSFEKSSDGHPNAAAAAFMIFILAYTPCLATVAEMKRQYGMKFALQSVGTGLIVAYILAIIVFQVGRLL
- a CDS encoding CshA/CshB family fibrillar adhesin-related protein, which produces MAGFVGALSISLAGIVASGTASANPSSEPSVGPRIIATGGDGRMLNDIDWVQWSGTDGETIDGDKIVWTTPSKVGDDHWLSTRCAVTTPGGGDNPLSPAYPIKAYRSGGYSGDGLPYMYNQGGSGGSNTMVTGLANSSQGEKVTFDFTCDTYLIDSTTSPSLDSSTNPSSYTAVPMQGLVFADAESNNWNWSQSEYIKATPQTQISSATPVWRLLDSYREPGCGTNSVAELNGNTMRFRSDNTQCSSSVGGAGPASVMFLQGSQSARVTLKGGGVTAVALGSIALSDFGDAPESYGVASSVFQPQWTGGALGTDISGTPYSTADPYDPDTSMVGGTLFNLSDAKDSSVGSPSNLAKTDEPTPQLGEHEDSESDVHYSTDANWDDTNGVNDEDGLDAIARDGTTGNIKINPASDGTFTQKVACQSTAAAEVKGWIDWDHDGHFDNTDEGSDQQACVADSSSATGSSATLTWNVPADAQRAVKGEGSLTQSFERVRITAETDPMSTNIMRLTPTGVTTSGEVEDYAVDVHVPMLNVRVNLPDGRHDPLDQFRISTKNSSSVEVDNTTTTGAASNVQSDQIGPKYFADGTDYTVSAPLAGGSVSTESRYSNNLSCVDLAHGNAVVTTDANGKFTMPADSNVQCTFTRSVRSNPTLKVTTHVNGGSAIPSDFPTVATLTPGGGATALTSGSPVSLTEGSYKITTDMTGKPNYEVTSPLACTLDSSPISLTDATVALANGQNVVCDQTVAPKAATLTLKTEVERGDAQPSDFDFTVATSGGSTTYTENNPQTSAGGITGVTGSSVSGYDQDGDIVYYKNSDTTHSTQLTLAQANAALADGESVTGIRKVTNHTAKFIVHLTRDYNYGGTAAGDGSEIKLKPQGGSESAVTLDTSRFIGSGVYSVEQLLHDGYEQTNIKVTVNGTEVTIASDGTFTVPADADVVVELKNKDKPGELQWDRTDIDTGALLPGSEWTLYGPDSQSLDVPDCTAGPCTGLDQDPTPGKFSVTGLKWGRWTIAERTAPAGYGLVGPQDLTLDPSEGQSGLLKSTLFRNGTPVDIGSQGLGTGDGTLSSTGVNVFSMTAIAVAALACGLVLNAWSRRPKPRHAR